From the Colletotrichum lupini chromosome 10, complete sequence genome, one window contains:
- a CDS encoding thioesterase superfamily protein: protein MKSANPDVQHFLSFPWCAAHLNEPDTVRDTAPSRFPKQNTEDQLFSTTLNTTDTIAAYLTFYKRPSSSSASSSTLTSDIPKDDDAGPTIIRQLKALLTLRSGINGYPDVSHGGIVATILDETIGLVFPVNKSNGLIPDAAYMTAYLNVTYVKPVRTPQTVLCVVEVTKVVGRKWWIDARIEDEGGAVLARAESLYVRLVEKL, encoded by the coding sequence ATGAAGTCGGCAAACCCAGACGTCCAGCATTTCCTGTCCTTCCCCTGGTGCGCGGCGCACCTCAACGAACCAGACACAGTCCGCGACACAGCGCCCTCGCGGTTCCCCAAACAAAACACTGAGGACCAGCTTTTTTCAACGACCCTCAACACGACGGATACGATTGCCGCGTACCTAACCTTTTACAAGcggccgtcgtcgtcgtcagcATCCTCAAGTACCTTGACCTCCGACATACCAAAGGACGACGACGCCGGCCCCACCATCATCCGCCAGCTCAAAGCCCTCCTCACGCTCCGCAGCGGGATAAACGGGTACCCGGACGTCTCGCACGGCGGCATCGTCGCCACGATTCTGGATGAGACGATTGGGCTCGTGTTTCCTGTCAACAAGAGTAACGGGTTGATTCCCGACGCGGCGTACATGACGGCGTATTTGAACGTTACGTATGTGAAGCCCGTGAGGACGCCGCAGACGGTGCTGTGTGTTGTTGAGGTGACGAAAGTTGTCGGAAGGAAGTGGTGGATTGATGCGAGGATCGAGGATGAGGGGGGCGCGGTGCTGGCGAGGGCGGAGAGTTTGTATGTGAGGTTGGTTGAGAAGCTTTGA
- a CDS encoding RhoGAP domain-containing protein: MTGDKDILPVMTAVVEDYLESPMDNDDVFPCKGCGEILEEGKAFELAGNRWHLNCFRCNTCGTLLDSDANLLLLGDGSLICNNCTYSCSACNNKIEDLAILTGDQAFCATCFRCRNCKRKIENLRYARTSQGIFCMSCHESLMARRRKKSKAAAQAKSKEKDGSPMITDKSLPALPPNAIPPNAFHDTKVDPDSDKETPTELSPRPRPAYGRNDSSSKNSTRPSRSPERVSEPARESGLGLPAANYRNNRNSTMYAPNNNADTNGGDDGFFIPVALDNNPASNATPRSTSENVSSASKKDKDYFSVPRASTDQKGESQSSTPHIAFQEKGRQPSSDYESGPIKLPLRKTSKSSRHDGRSSVINDEKSHKVTTGKLSPSIDEFKLQDAPKSKKLISPRSASHSAALTPESGSAKSSEGVLRKDKEPFPNLPSSDSPPRMARSSQDSRQRDEGEVRPSMDSISSSRTDTTAGKSIARKELPSRSSNGKPLGRSNTHDETTSSGLAAGRPNMTEHKLSDTYMQPRAPPQPPGKPANSPNPPAKDQANVNEEGKVSPKLPRWSAGGDFSMDEDMARILGTDADSSSILRRVSNAVRHGRTNSTEGGHSQSQHPHRVTGHTRSISETTRGTASPRWPKTPIAEDPNGHEISSPISLHSSDDPAFLKRQLRNSENRVAELERQFTTEKDLKRLNKTLIEKRKTVSVLDTQTEIMIRQLEVLAGYVERAKETKTPVDPRDLEDSAIKEFVQKLDKVKQAMSAAIEQLHEERDELVDEKNQAMADRDRALLEFEQLSSKNAQLADMNNEMTHQIQERFKSQIGGELKSPNGLGIYSQSKVFSSSNLNLTDSASMTTTLVHETDEPVVEARPTVVDIRKGQVKKFNWKKGSKGLAGSVAKGVNRAVVAFQQERERGPHQGLTGDSIGLPYNMTVSQVEAPSTQAPGAASQQKNAQQAQGFGFFKNKNNQKSMSTTNVSTPTIAEAPTTLFGSDLTERADYERRTIPSVVTRCIEEVELRGMDIEGIYRKTGGNSLVKVIQEGFDKSEDYDISDPGLDITAVTSVLKQYFRKLPMPLLTYEVYDRVLESNAITDQTERCDHLRKVFSTMPQRHRDCLEFLMFHLARVAQREPENLMSPKNLAVVFAPTIMRDTSLEREMTDMHAKNLAVQFVVENSHTIFTD, translated from the exons ATGACCGGCGACAAA GACATTCTGCCCGTCATGACTGCTGTCGTGGAGGATTATTTGGAGAGTCCCATGGACAATGACGACGTCTTCCCTTGCAAAGGTTGCGGCGAG ATCCTAGAAGAGGGCAAAGCGTTCGAACTTG cTGGCAACCGATGGCATCTCAACTGCTTCCGCTGCAATACTTGCGGCACCCTTCTCGATTCCGATGCGAACCTGCTACTCCTCGGCGACGGCTCGCTCATCTGCAACAACTGTACATATAGCTGCAGTGCCTGCAACAACAAGATCGAGGACCTCGCCATCCTCACCGGGGATCAGGCCTTCTGCGCAACGTGCTTTAGGTGTCGCAACTGCAAGCGGAAGATCGAGAACCTGCGATATGCTCGAACTTCGCAAGGTATTTTCTGTATGAGCTGTCATGAGTCGCTCATGGCAAGACGGAGGAAAAAATCAAAAGCAGCAGCCCAGGCCAAGTCGAAAGAGAAGGACGGCTCCCCCATGATTACCGACAAGTCACTTCCCGCCTTGCCACCCAATGCCATTCCTCCGAATGCCTTCCACGATACCAAAGTCGACCCCGATTCAGACAAGGAGACTCCGACCGAGCTGTCCCCAAGACCGCGACCGGCATACGGCAGAAATGATTCTTCGTCAAAAAATAGCACTCGGCCTTCGCGTTCTCCTGAGCGTGTCTCCGAGCCCGCCAGGGAAAGCGGCTTGGGTCTTCCTGCTGCAAACTACCGCAACAACCGCAACTCGACCATGTATGCTCCTAATAACAACGCCGATACTAACGGCGGTGACGACGGTTTCTTCATTCCGGTGGCGCTGGATAACAACCCGGCATCGAATGCTACCCCCCGATCGACATCGGAGAACGTGTCCAGCGCATCCAAGAAGGATAAGGACTACTTCAGCGTGCCCCGAGCCAGCACTGATCAAAAGGGCGAATCCCAGTCCTCAACACCCCATATTGCTTTTCAGGAGAAGGGTCGACAGCCGTCGTCTGATTATGAGTCCGGGCCCATTAAGTTGCCGCTGCGCAAGACTTCAAAGTCATCTCGGCATGACGGGCGATCATCGGTCATCAATGATGAGAAATCGCACAAGGTTACAACCGGCAAGCTCTCGCCATCGATTGATGAGTTTAAGTTGCAAGATGCGCCCAAGAGCAAGAAGCTCATTAGCCCGAGAAGTGCCTCTCACTCGGCCGCCTTGACCCCAGAGAGCGGCAGCGCCAAGAGCAGCGAAGGTGTTCTGCGCAAAGACAAGGAGCCGTTCCCTAACTTGCCTTCGTCCGATTCACCTCCACGCATGGCCCGATCGTCTCAAGATTCGAGACAGCGCGATGAGGGCGAGGTGCGTCCTTCGATGGACTCCATCTCTTCCTCGCGAACAGACACAACTGCTGGCAAATCCATTGCTCGTAAAGAGCTTCCCTCGCGTAGCT CCAACGGCAAACCTCTAGGTCGATCCAACACACATGATGAGACAACCTCATCAGGTCTCGCAGCCGGGCGACCGAATATGACCGAGCACAAGCTCAGCGATACTTACATGCAGCCTCGAGCACCCCCTCAACCGCCCGGCAAACCTGCCAACTCTCCCAATCCTCCCGCAAAGGATCAGGCGAACGTCAACGAGGAAGGAAAGGTATCACCTAAGCTGCCTAGATGGAGTGCAGGTGGCGATTTCAGTATGGACGAGGACATGGCGAGGATACTTGGCACCGACGCAGATTCGTCGTCCATCCTTCGTCGTGTATCAAATGCCGTCCGTCACGGACGTACCAACAGTACCGAGGGTGGTCATTCTCAGAGTCAACATCCTCATAGAGTCACAGGTCACACGAGGAGCATCAGTGAGACCACCCGCGGTACCGCTTCTCCTCGCTGGCCCAAGACCCCGATTGCCGAGGATCCCAACGGACATGAGATCAGCAGCCCTATTTCCCTGCACTCAAGCGACGATCCGGCTTTCCTCAAGAGGCAATTGCGCAACTCAGAGAATCGTGTTGCCGAGTTGGAGAGACAGTTCACTACGGAGAAGGACTTGAAGCGTCTTAACAAGACGCTCATTGAAAAGCGCAAAACAGTTTCGGTGTTGGATACTCAGACTGAGATTATGATTCGTCAGCTGGAAGTTCTCGCCGGATACGTCGAACGCGCAAAGGAGACCAAGACACCTGTCGATCCCCGCGACCTGGAAGATTCTGCAATCAAGGAGTTTGTGCAGAAGCTTGACAAGGTCAAGCAGGCCATGAGCGCAGCTATCGAGCAGCTACACGAGGAACGCGACGAGCTAGTCGACGAGAAGAACCAGGCAATGGCCGACAGGGACCGCGCCCTGCTGGAGTTTGAGCAGCTTTCTTCCAAGAACGCCCAGCTTGCGGACATGAACAACGAAATGACCCACCAGATCCAAGAACGGTTCAAGTCTCAAATTGGAGGCGAACTCAAGTCTCCCAACGGCCTTGGCATTTACAGCCAGAGCAAGGTCTTCTCATCATCCAATCTGAACCTCACCGACTCGGCGAGCATGACCACGACTCTCGTTCATGAGACGGATGAGCCAGTTGTTGAAGCTCGACCGACAGTGGTTGATATTAGGAAGGGCCAGGTGAAGAAGTTCAACTGGAAGAAGGGATCCAAGGGCCTCGCAGGAAGCGTGGCCAAGGGTGTCAACCGTGCCGTCGTGGCTTTCCAGCAGGAGCGCGAACGCGGTCCTCATCAGGGCCTGACGGGAGACAGCATCGGCCTGCCGTACAATATGACTGTTTCTCAAGTAGAAGCACCCAGTACCCAGGCTCCTGGAGCTGCCTCGCAGCAGAAGAATGCGCAGCAAGCACAAGGTTTTGGCTTCTTCAAGAACAAGAACAACCAGAAGTCCATGTCCACGACCAACGTGTCGACGCCCACGATCGCAGAGGCGCCCACCACCTTGTTCGGCTCAGACCTAACTGAAAGAGCTGACTACGAAAGGCGCACCATCCCAAGCGTAGTAACACGTTGTATCGAAGAGGTTGAGCTTCGCGGTATGGATATTGAAGGCATCTACAGAAAGACGGGCGGCAACTCCCTGGTGAAGGTCATTCAAGAAGGATTCGACAAGAGCGAGGACTACGACATCTCAGACCCTGGCCTAGACATCACCGCGGTGACGAGCGTGTTGAAGCAATACTTCAGGAAGCTGCCAATGCCGTTGTTAACGTACGAGGTGTACGACAGAGTCCTGGAGTCGAATG CCATCACAGACCAGACTGAACGCTGTGACCATCTTCGTAAGGTTTTCAGCACGATGCCACAGCGACACCGCGACTGTCTTGAGTTCTTGATGTTTCATCTTGCGCGGGTTGCTCAACGGGAGCCTGAGAACTTG ATGTCTCCCAAGAACTTGGCGGTCGTGTTTGCGCCCACTATCATGCGGGACACGAGCCTGGAACGTGAGATGACAGACATGCACGCCAAGAACCTGGCTGTGCAATTCGTTGTCGAGAATAGCCACACCATCTTTACCGACTGA
- a CDS encoding major facilitator superfamily transporter yields the protein MAESSRLQTPSRSNRSGEASPSFAQTTAEFSLDSDLDFDPDDDDDDVEDLHLHEAQLGGGQAYELKSLSASPAKDTDDGWGDEVPSLRRRASTSTVASFQLYTPDEERSVVRKHDRKLVVFVALLFMLSFLDRSNIGNARIAGMDEDLQTNPPWDGWYEWTLTAFYISYIFFEWMSLLWKLIPAHIYVSMIVLSWGLTASLQSVSVSYPTLIFLRVLLGIGEAGFTGIPFYLSFFFKREELAFRTAIFISAAPLATTFASSLAWLITNYAEAGPIAPWRLLFLVEGFPSVLAAVAAWHIIPDSPDTARYLTAREQKVARLRLRREKPRQKKHGGKGHSNLNLGEAFAVLCDPMALLTAAMFFLTNMAYSSLPVFLPKILTEMGHSRLASQGLSAPPYFLAFLAVLFTAHLSDRAQTRSIPIILHALASAGGYAALALAKPIGLSPLLRYLAVYPAAIGFFNVVTLTVAWSINNQASESRQGGGFALMQIIGQCGPLVGTRLYPDRDAPFYAPGMQTCAGAMLAVAVLALSLRFYLSYLNRKTDVACAVGSEAEEEEGLVGSGGRKRTASEGFRYML from the exons ATGGCCGAATCCTCGAGGCTTCAGACACCTAGCCGTTCAAATCGCTCTGGCGAAGCGTCACCGTCATTTGCGCAGACCACGGCCGAGTTCAGTCTCGACAGCGACCTCGATTTCGACcctgacgacgacgatgatgatgtcGAGGACTTGCATTTGCATGAGGCACAGCTTGGCGGTGGCCAGGCCTACGAGCTGAAGAGCCTAAGTGCATCACCTGCGAAGGATACTGACGACGGATGGGGTGATGAAGTGCCGTCGCTGCGGAGAAGAGCTAGCACCAGCACCGTCGCGAGCTTCCAGCTTTACACCCCTGACGAGGAGAGGTCCGTCGTTCGCAAGCACGACCGAAAGCTGGTAGTCTTCGTAGCACTGCTATTTATGCTCAGTTTCTTGGATCGATCTA ATATTGGCAATGCGCGCATAGCTGGTATGGACGAGGATCTGCAGACGAATCCTCCGTGGGACGGTTGGTATGAGTGGACATTGACGGCCTTCTATATCTCGTACATCTTCTTTGAGTGGATGTCGCTGTTATGGAAGCTCATCCCTGCCCACATATACGTCTCCATGATCGTCCTCTCATGGGGACTGACTGCCTCGCTGCAGTCCGTCTCCGTCTCGTACCCTACGCTCATTTTCCTTCGGGTTTTGCTGGGTATCGGAGAGGCCGGCTTCACAGGCATACCGTTCTACCTATCCTTCTTCTTCAAACGAGAGGAACTAGCATTTCGTACCGCTATATTCATCTCTG CCGCGCCGTTGGCAACAACATTCGCATCGTCCTTGGCTTGGCTCATCACCAACTATGCAGAGGCCGGACCCATAGCCCCTTGGCGTCTCTTGTTCCTCGTCGAGGGCTTCCCATCCGTTCTCGCCGCCGTAGCCGCGTGGCACATCATTCCCGATAGCCCGGATACGGCGCGTTATCTCACTGCGCGGGAGCAAAAGGTGGCTCGCCTTCGACTTCGACGCGAGAAGCCGCGCCAGAAGAAACATGGGGGAAAGGGTCATAGCAATCTCAACCTTGGTGAAGCGTTTGCTGTCTTGTGCGATCCCATGGCGTTGCTGACCGCGGCCATGTTCTTTCTTACCAACATGGCATACTCCTCCCTACCCGTATTCCTGCCCAAGATCCTCACCGAGATGGGCCACTCTCGCCTCGCATCGCAAGGCCTTAGTGCTCCTCCATACTTCCTGGCCTTTCTTGCCGTACTTTTCACAGCGCATCTATCGGATCGGGCGCAAACCCGGTCCATTCCCATCATACTGCATGCCCTCGCATCGGCCGGCGGATACGCCGCGCTCGCCCTAGCAAAGCCCATCGGTCTCTCGCCATTGCTGCGGTATCTCGCAGTGTACCCAGCGGCCATTGGCTTCTTCAACGTCGTAACGCTCACCGTGGCATGGAGCATCAATAACCAAGCGTCCGAGAGTAGGCAGGGCGGGGGGTTTGCCCTGATGCAGATTATTGGGCAATGCGGACCGCTTGTGGGGACGAGGTTATACCCGGATCGAGACGCACCTTTCTATGCGCCTGGGATGCAGACCTGCGCGGGTGCGATGCTCGCCGTGGCTGTCTTGGCGCTGTCTCTGAGGTTCTACCTCTCCTACTTGAACCGCAAGACAGACGTCGCTTGCGCCGTCGGTAGCGAagccgaagaagaggagggctTGGTGGGATCTGGGGGCCGTAAGAGGACGGCCAGCGAGGGGTTTCGATACATGCTGTAA
- a CDS encoding plant Basic Secretory protein, whose translation MVLPPNTTPNPDPIAIFLPAMSSAVPESTPTSEAPGPAPAPPAATPLPAHLKSSSDQQPLAPAAGAASNHPRPVPDFALPKLRLEIRDLNDPAAAHFLSAVNASTALATAVRSVLTLLYESPSNHTTHVPPTRSVTLILRPMGGVAYTTGSDLDDDHKEIHFSMSYIAGIPADRRTAEIMGVLTHEMVHCFQYNAHGTCPGGLIEGIADWVRLNADLSPPHWKRDATGNWDGGYQHTGYFLDYLEGRFGKGTVRRINEKLRTQRYKEKEFWTEIVGRPVEQLWKDYGDKMKEEEAVIVNKDDISDDDVRLGRIRAADEVPQ comes from the coding sequence ATGGTCCTCCCACCAAACACCACGCCCAACCCTGATCCCATCGCCATCTTCCTCCCAGCCATGTCATCCGCCGTCCCAGAATCAACACCAACCTCCGAGGCACCGGGCCCGGCCCCGGCGCCCCCAGCCGCCACCCCGCTCCCCGCCCACCTCAAATCATCATCAGATCAGCAACCGCTAGCCCccgccgccggcgccgccAGCAATCACCCCCGTCCCGTCCCGGACTTTGCCCTCCCCAAGCTCCGCCTCGAGATCCGCGACCTCAACGACCCGGCCGCAGCCCACTTCCTCTCCGCCGTGAACGCCAGCACCGCCCTCGCGACCGCCGTCCGCTCCGTCCTCACCCTCCTCTACGAGTCCCCCTCCAACCACACAACCCACGTCCCGCCAACCCGCTCCGTCACCCTCATCCTCCGCCCCATGGGCGGCGTCGCCTACACCACGGGCTCCGACCTCGACGACGACCACAAGGAGATCCACTTCTCCATGTCCTACATCGCCGGCATCCCCGCCGACCGCCGCACCGCCGAGATCATGGGCGTCCTCACCCACGAAATGGTCCACTGCTTCCAGTATAACGCCCACGGAACCTGCCCGGGCGGCCTGATCGAGGGCATCGCTGACTGGGTCCGCCTCAACGCCGACCTGAGCCCGCCTCACTGGAAGCGCGACGCCACCGGGAACTGGGACGGCGGGTACCAGCACACGGGCTACTTCCTCGACTACCTCGAGGGCCGCTTCGGCAAGGGCACCGTCAGGAGGATCAACGAGAAGCTTCGTACCCAGCGCTACAAGGAGAAGGAGTTCTGGACCGAGATCGTGGGCAGGCCCGTCGAGCAGCTGTGGAAGGATTACGGCGACAAgatgaaggaggaggaggctgtGATTGTGAACAAGGACGATATTTCGGATGATGATGTTAGATTGGGAAGGATCCGAGCTGCCGACGAGGTTCCACAGTGA